CCCGCGGAAAGCACTTCGCTTCCCGGAGACGTAACATAGACTCGGAATCGAGTAATTATTTACGAGATTACAGGGGAAGGAATTTACTCTCGCCGCTGGTACTGCGGTGTATGGCAGCCACGACCGACGCTGACCACGACTGGACCGCCCGTCACGCACGGACGGGCCCAACCGAAACGAAGCGGGTCGTCGACGTACCCGACGACTGCACGGACTGGGACCTAAGACACGCGGAGACGAAAAGCCGCAGTTAGCGCTGGAGCGCTTCGACGCCGACCAGTTCCGCACCGGTCAGTGCCCGGATGTAGGCCCCCCCTGCAATAGAGACGTGGCCGAACTCGTCTTCTGTCATCCCGTACATTTCGATGGCCCGCGACGTGTCGCCGCCGCCGACGACGGAGAAGCAATCGGTGTCGGCGATGGCTTCGAGCACGCCGGCGGTACCGACGGAGAAGCGCTCGTCCTCGAACATCCCCAGCGCGCCCTTCACGAAGACGGCCTCAGAGTCGCGGATGATGGGCGAGTACTCCATGACGGTCTCGCTGCCGACATCGAGGTAGGAGACGCTTTTCTCCTCGATGTCGTCGACGGCCTGTTCGGCGCGGTCACCGTCGTCTTCGTAGGCTAGATCGACCGCGAGCGTGATCTGGTCGCGGTGCTCATCGAGCATGGTCTCTATTTTCTCGCTGTTCTGTTCCCACTGCTCGTCGTAGAGGTTCGCGTCGTCGATGTCGTAGCCGACCGGGTAGCCCGCGGCCCGCAGGAACAGTTCGCCCGCGATACCGCCAAGGAGGAAGTCGTCGACTTTCTCGTCGAGATGAGTCATCACGTCGATGACGTCGGTGGCTTTCGTTCCGCCGACGACCATCGTCACCTGCCCGTCGAACTCCTTCTCGGCGATGGCGGTGTTGGCCTCGTACTCGGTCTCCATCACGCGGCCGGCGTAGGCGTCCATCACGAGCGGGAAGCCCACCAGCGAGGCGTGTGAGCGGTGGGCCGCCGAGTAGGCGTCGTTGATGTAGGCGTCGAACTCCCCGGCCAGCGTCTGGACGAACTCTGTCTGGGCCTTCACTTCGGGGTCTTCCTCGGGGAGTTCGTCGTCGCACATCCGGGTGTTTTCCAGCACGAGCACGTCGCCGCTGTCGAGATCGGCGATATCGTGAATCGCCTGTGGCCCGTAGGTCTCGTCGACAAAGTCCACGTCGTGGTCGATGTGCTCCGCGAGGATGTCGGCGTGCTGGGAAAGCGAGACGAAGTCATCGCGGCCCGGGCGGCCCTGATGGGCCATGATTGCGATCTCGAACCCGCGGTCGACGAGTTCGCTGATCGTCTCCGCGTGCCGGTCGAACCGTCGGTTGTCCTGTACCGTGCCGTCCTCCACCGGTGAATTGAGGTCGAGTCGGACGAGGGCGCGCTGTCCGTCGTCGAGGTCATCGAGCGTCTGGAACGTCATCACTCGGGAGGAAACCTGCTGGCCGCTTAACGGTTTCCGAGTCCGAGTAGTGGACGGCTTGCCGGGTGAGTAGCACTGCTACGTGTGCCGGCTGCCAACGCAGAAATGGGGAGAGAGATGGGGTGGGAGTTGGTGGGGTCACCGTCGCCGTACACAGTTGACACCGGGTCACAGATGTCGACTGCGGGCACAGCTGATTGTGCCGACACACAGAGCTGACCAGTGGTCAAGTGCTGGTCGGACTCTCTGTGTGCCGTATTCTTAGTAAATAATAATTATAAACCTTTCTGACGCCACAAACCGTTTCGGCGCCTACTCTGTAATGTACTCGGCCACGTCGAGCATCCGGTTCGAGAAGCCGTACTCGTTGTCGTACCAAGTGAGGATCTTCGTCTGCCCATTGACGACGTTCGTCGAGGCGAGGTCGACCTGCGTGGAGTACGGGTCACCGAGGATATCGGAGGAGACCACATCGTCGTTCGTGACGCCGAGCACGCCTTCAAGTTCGCCGGCGGCGGCTTCCTCGAAGGCGGCGTTGACATCGCCCTCTGTCACGTCTTCGTCGAGGTCGACGACGAACTCGGTGATGGAGCCGTTGGGAACCGGGACGCGGATGGCCATCCCGTCGAGTTTGCCCTCAAGCTCGGGCAGGACCTCGGTGGTCGCCTGCGCAGCGCCGGTCGAGGTCGGGATGATGTTCTCGGCGGCCGCGCGGCGACGGCGGGGCTTGCCGTTCGGGCCGTCCATCAGGTTCTGGGAGCCGGTGTAGGCGTGGACCGTCGTCAGCTGACCGACGTTGATGCCGAACTCCTCGTCCAGCACCTTCGCGACCGGCGTGATGGAGTTGGTCGTACAGGAGGCGTTCGAGACGACATCTTCGCCATCGTACTCGTCGTGGTTGACGCCGTAGACGATCTGCTTGACTGGTTCGTCGCCCTTCGGCGGCGCGGAGATGAGGACCTTGTCGGCCCCGGCGTCGAGATGCTGGCTCGCGTCCTCCTTGGTGCGGAAGATGCCGGTCGCCTCGAAGGCAACGTCCACATCGAGGTCGTCCCACGGGAGCTGTGTGGGATCTGTCTCGTGGAAGATGCCCGCCTCGAAGTCGGTCCCCTCGACCGTGAGGACGCCGTCGTCGACGCTGGCTCCTTCGAGTTCACCCATAACGGTGTCGTACTGGGCGAAGTAGTCGATCTCCGAATCGTCCATCACGTCGTTGATACCGACGATCTCGACGTCGTCGTTGTGTAACGATGCGCGGAATACGTTGCGGCCGATACGGCCGAAGCCGTTGAGGCCGACGCGGACTGGCTCACTCATTGGTACCTAGAGAGGCAGTCGGTCAGTGTAAAGTGTTTTCGGATTTGTTGTAAATTTGTGTTTGTTTATGCGCGTTCGGGTTCGAATGATTAATAGTGATAGTGTCTGCTCGAGTGAGAGCATCTGCTCGACAGTGTCAGTTGACAGGTCACAGGTTCGTCCGAAGGCTTTTGAAACGGACGAACGTACTGACCTATAGGAATGAGACGCGATGACAGTGACGACCCGTTTGACGAGTTCTTCCGGGAAATAGAGCGGATGATGGACGAAATGATGGGGGCCGAAGGCGACGTTCACATCGACCGGGACACCGGTGGTGGTGGGGCTGACCTCCACGTCGACGTTCACGAAACCGACGAGGAAATCCGGGTTGTCGCCGACGTTCCGGGCGTCGACAAGGACGCAATCGACCTCAAGTGTGACGGCACTGTCCTCACCATCAACGCCGAGAGCGCGGAACGCGAGTACCACGAACGACTGACGCTACCGACCCGCGTCGACGAACACTCCGCCGCCGCGACGTACAACAACGGTATCCTCGAAGTCACCTTCGACCCCGAAGAGGACTCTGCCGACATCGAACTGTAGCGCGCCCGTCGCGTTCTCGTCGCTGTTCTGTCCACTATTTCCACCGCAGCGACAGCCCTACCGTTCCGCCGTGGTGCGTATCAACGCCGCCAGATCGTCCCAGAAGCCGTCCTCGTACTTGGTCGCCGAGTCGATTGTCGGCCGAGCGTTCGT
The Haloarcula sp. CBA1129 genome window above contains:
- a CDS encoding phosphoglycerate kinase produces the protein MTFQTLDDLDDGQRALVRLDLNSPVEDGTVQDNRRFDRHAETISELVDRGFEIAIMAHQGRPGRDDFVSLSQHADILAEHIDHDVDFVDETYGPQAIHDIADLDSGDVLVLENTRMCDDELPEEDPEVKAQTEFVQTLAGEFDAYINDAYSAAHRSHASLVGFPLVMDAYAGRVMETEYEANTAIAEKEFDGQVTMVVGGTKATDVIDVMTHLDEKVDDFLLGGIAGELFLRAAGYPVGYDIDDANLYDEQWEQNSEKIETMLDEHRDQITLAVDLAYEDDGDRAEQAVDDIEEKSVSYLDVGSETVMEYSPIIRDSEAVFVKGALGMFEDERFSVGTAGVLEAIADTDCFSVVGGGDTSRAIEMYGMTEDEFGHVSIAGGAYIRALTGAELVGVEALQR
- the gap gene encoding type I glyceraldehyde-3-phosphate dehydrogenase; its protein translation is MSEPVRVGLNGFGRIGRNVFRASLHNDDVEIVGINDVMDDSEIDYFAQYDTVMGELEGASVDDGVLTVEGTDFEAGIFHETDPTQLPWDDLDVDVAFEATGIFRTKEDASQHLDAGADKVLISAPPKGDEPVKQIVYGVNHDEYDGEDVVSNASCTTNSITPVAKVLDEEFGINVGQLTTVHAYTGSQNLMDGPNGKPRRRRAAAENIIPTSTGAAQATTEVLPELEGKLDGMAIRVPVPNGSITEFVVDLDEDVTEGDVNAAFEEAAAGELEGVLGVTNDDVVSSDILGDPYSTQVDLASTNVVNGQTKILTWYDNEYGFSNRMLDVAEYITE
- a CDS encoding Hsp20/alpha crystallin family protein; translated protein: MRRDDSDDPFDEFFREIERMMDEMMGAEGDVHIDRDTGGGGADLHVDVHETDEEIRVVADVPGVDKDAIDLKCDGTVLTINAESAEREYHERLTLPTRVDEHSAAATYNNGILEVTFDPEEDSADIEL